A single Dreissena polymorpha isolate Duluth1 chromosome 14, UMN_Dpol_1.0, whole genome shotgun sequence DNA region contains:
- the LOC127857023 gene encoding uncharacterized protein LOC127857023 isoform X2 translates to MADEGIRRDEPGEVPKQFQNEQASAETSTLMNVLGYGPHIRQARIEAYKALDRYNTAGSRGTQTWITTGSKAEGLTSFLESDRDHLIVTESVICLEDGVDSSSVPVETTIFRSCSRISYSGHCRLLLEKYGTTINRKVYNALCDDGFGRGLLSSDLYVNQWLNFQQSEGTVQHERAGPSLSSTVHRIDLDVVQALHFYCPSILTRWAARHRYWPSPDVVREVVSLGAFVSPVGVKGSDYEHVEWRMCFNTGENVLINNLNDTQVKLYVLLKMVKKDVLKPQKKEVTSFTVKNIVLWIAENNPHSLFHERSLFHWLHKGLHALRVAIDTKELPYYLIPGRNLMAACALDHEQKRSWIATIDEMMTEGPRMVLRLPKIRQAIIAHPEPLRWYSGRRIETEMLTLIRINRIRINRMNLDMDEDTDVIIQALFRRQKEILWEVGMRMIMEGARVIDVENVWRNMLM, encoded by the exons ATGGCTGACGAAGGCATCAGACGTGATGAACCAGGAGAGGTCCCTAAACAG TTTCAAAATGAACAAGCCTCTGCTGAGACTTCTACTTTAATGAATGTTCTGGGTTATGGGCCTCACATCCGACAGGCTCGGATAGAAGCATACAAGGCCTTAGACAGGTATAATACTGCAGGGTCGCGTGGTACGCAAACGTGGATCACCACGGGTAGCAAGGCTGAGGGTCTGACCAGCTTTCTGGAGAGCGATAGAGACCACTTGATTGTTACAGAAAGTGTCATCTGTTTAGAAGATGGTGTTGATTCAAGTAGCGTTCCTGTGGAGACAACCATATTTAGATCCTGCAGTCGTATTAGTTACTCTGGACACTGTAGACTGCTACTTGAAAAATACGGTACAACTATTAATAGAAAAGTGTACAATGCCTTGTGTGATGATGGATTTGGTCGCGGACTATTAAGCAGCGACTTATATGTTAATCAGTGGTTGAACTTTCAACAATCGGAAGGCACAGTACAACATGAGCGTGCTGGACCGTCATTGTCAAGTACAGTACATCGTATTGATTTAGATGTCGTGCAAGCGCTACATTTTTACTGCCCCAGCATCCTAACAAGATGGGCGGCACGACATCGCTACTGGCCATCACCTGACGTCGTAAGGGAGGTTGTATCACTTGGAGCATTTGTTTCTCCTGTTGGGGTTAAAGGCAGCGATTATGAACATGTTGAATGGAGAATGTGTTTTAACACCGGGGAAAACGTACTGATAAATAATCTTAACGACACTCAGGTTAAATTATATGTGCTATTAAAAATGGTGAAGAAAGATGTATTAAAACCGCAAAAGAAGGAGGTGACATCGTTCACGGttaaaaacattgtattatggATAGCAGAAAATAACCCGCACTCATTGTTTCATGAAAGAAGTCTGTTTCATTGGCTTCATAAAGGATTACATGCGCTAAGAGTTGCTATAGATACGAAAGAGCTGCCTTATTACTTGATCCCAGGGCGAAATCTAATGGCAGCCTGCGCTCTGGATCATGAGCAGAAACGTTCTTGGATAGCTACTATTGATGAAATGATGACCGAAGGTCCCCGGATGGTATTGAGACTACCGAAGATACGACAAGCTATTATTGCTCACCCTGAGCCACTTCGATGGTACAGCGGGAGGAGGATAGAGACGGAGATGCTGACGCTGATACGCATTAACAGAATACGCATTAACAGAATGAATCTAGACATGGATGAAGACACGGATGTTATTATACAGGCACTATTCAGACGTCAGAAGGAGATTTTGTGGGAGGTTGGGATGAGGATGATTATGGAAGGGGCTCGAGTAATTGATGTCGAGAATGTATGGAGAAACATGTTGATGTGA
- the LOC127857023 gene encoding uncharacterized protein LOC127857023 isoform X1 has protein sequence MADEGIRRDEPGEVPKQVSVSSSHAWFQNEQASAETSTLMNVLGYGPHIRQARIEAYKALDRYNTAGSRGTQTWITTGSKAEGLTSFLESDRDHLIVTESVICLEDGVDSSSVPVETTIFRSCSRISYSGHCRLLLEKYGTTINRKVYNALCDDGFGRGLLSSDLYVNQWLNFQQSEGTVQHERAGPSLSSTVHRIDLDVVQALHFYCPSILTRWAARHRYWPSPDVVREVVSLGAFVSPVGVKGSDYEHVEWRMCFNTGENVLINNLNDTQVKLYVLLKMVKKDVLKPQKKEVTSFTVKNIVLWIAENNPHSLFHERSLFHWLHKGLHALRVAIDTKELPYYLIPGRNLMAACALDHEQKRSWIATIDEMMTEGPRMVLRLPKIRQAIIAHPEPLRWYSGRRIETEMLTLIRINRIRINRMNLDMDEDTDVIIQALFRRQKEILWEVGMRMIMEGARVIDVENVWRNMLM, from the exons ATGGCTGACGAAGGCATCAGACGTGATGAACCAGGAGAGGTCCCTAAACAGGTCAGTGTGTCCAGCAGTCACGCTTGG TTTCAAAATGAACAAGCCTCTGCTGAGACTTCTACTTTAATGAATGTTCTGGGTTATGGGCCTCACATCCGACAGGCTCGGATAGAAGCATACAAGGCCTTAGACAGGTATAATACTGCAGGGTCGCGTGGTACGCAAACGTGGATCACCACGGGTAGCAAGGCTGAGGGTCTGACCAGCTTTCTGGAGAGCGATAGAGACCACTTGATTGTTACAGAAAGTGTCATCTGTTTAGAAGATGGTGTTGATTCAAGTAGCGTTCCTGTGGAGACAACCATATTTAGATCCTGCAGTCGTATTAGTTACTCTGGACACTGTAGACTGCTACTTGAAAAATACGGTACAACTATTAATAGAAAAGTGTACAATGCCTTGTGTGATGATGGATTTGGTCGCGGACTATTAAGCAGCGACTTATATGTTAATCAGTGGTTGAACTTTCAACAATCGGAAGGCACAGTACAACATGAGCGTGCTGGACCGTCATTGTCAAGTACAGTACATCGTATTGATTTAGATGTCGTGCAAGCGCTACATTTTTACTGCCCCAGCATCCTAACAAGATGGGCGGCACGACATCGCTACTGGCCATCACCTGACGTCGTAAGGGAGGTTGTATCACTTGGAGCATTTGTTTCTCCTGTTGGGGTTAAAGGCAGCGATTATGAACATGTTGAATGGAGAATGTGTTTTAACACCGGGGAAAACGTACTGATAAATAATCTTAACGACACTCAGGTTAAATTATATGTGCTATTAAAAATGGTGAAGAAAGATGTATTAAAACCGCAAAAGAAGGAGGTGACATCGTTCACGGttaaaaacattgtattatggATAGCAGAAAATAACCCGCACTCATTGTTTCATGAAAGAAGTCTGTTTCATTGGCTTCATAAAGGATTACATGCGCTAAGAGTTGCTATAGATACGAAAGAGCTGCCTTATTACTTGATCCCAGGGCGAAATCTAATGGCAGCCTGCGCTCTGGATCATGAGCAGAAACGTTCTTGGATAGCTACTATTGATGAAATGATGACCGAAGGTCCCCGGATGGTATTGAGACTACCGAAGATACGACAAGCTATTATTGCTCACCCTGAGCCACTTCGATGGTACAGCGGGAGGAGGATAGAGACGGAGATGCTGACGCTGATACGCATTAACAGAATACGCATTAACAGAATGAATCTAGACATGGATGAAGACACGGATGTTATTATACAGGCACTATTCAGACGTCAGAAGGAGATTTTGTGGGAGGTTGGGATGAGGATGATTATGGAAGGGGCTCGAGTAATTGATGTCGAGAATGTATGGAGAAACATGTTGATGTGA